One genomic region from Gemmobacter aquarius encodes:
- a CDS encoding phytanoyl-CoA dioxygenase family protein, with product MVTVTEQMVQDYQRDGVVLVKGLWADWVETLREGIARNMAEPGPYAAENLKPGEGGRFFDDYCNWNRIPEFERVIRESEVAGVAAKLMQSRRVQLFHDHVLVKEPGTSKPTPWHQDGPYYFVQGQQTVSFWSPLDPVREASLRCVAGSHRWEKEVLPTRWLAETSFYPDSDRYMPVPDPDAEGMSIREWQMEPGDAVAFNYRTLHGARGNETAQRRRAFSLRLVGDDAVYVERPGRTSPPFPGHDMQPGQQLRSDWFPVLRG from the coding sequence ATGGTCACGGTCACGGAACAGATGGTTCAGGATTACCAGCGCGACGGGGTGGTACTGGTCAAGGGCCTGTGGGCCGACTGGGTCGAAACCCTGCGTGAGGGCATCGCCCGCAACATGGCCGAACCGGGCCCCTACGCTGCCGAAAACCTGAAACCGGGCGAGGGCGGTCGCTTTTTCGACGATTACTGCAACTGGAACCGCATCCCCGAATTCGAACGCGTCATCCGCGAAAGCGAAGTGGCCGGGGTCGCGGCCAAGCTGATGCAATCGCGTCGCGTGCAGCTTTTCCACGACCACGTTCTGGTCAAGGAACCCGGCACCTCGAAGCCTACGCCGTGGCATCAGGACGGCCCCTATTACTTTGTGCAAGGGCAGCAGACCGTCAGCTTCTGGTCGCCGCTCGATCCCGTGCGCGAGGCGTCGCTGCGCTGTGTGGCTGGGTCGCACCGCTGGGAGAAAGAGGTTTTGCCAACCCGCTGGCTTGCCGAAACCAGCTTCTACCCCGACAGCGACCGCTACATGCCCGTCCCCGATCCCGATGCCGAAGGCATGTCGATCCGCGAATGGCAGATGGAGCCGGGCGACGCGGTCGCCTTCAATTACCGCACGCTGCACGGCGCGCGGGGCAACGAAACCGCCCAGCGCCGCCGCGCGTTTTCGCTGCGTCTGGTAGGCGATGATGCGGTCTATGTCGAACGCCCCGGCCGCACCTCGCCGCCCTTTCCGGGCCATGACATGCAGCCGGGCCAGCAATTGCGGAGCGATTGGTTCCCCGTGTTGCGCGGCTAG
- a CDS encoding LysR family transcriptional regulator, with amino-acid sequence MLNATLRQIEYACAVARFGGVTAAAEALNVSQPALSVALGQLEGALGQPLFLRRPGGPITTTAFGRGWLAEAQTLLAGFGRLMAGDVATVPLRLACFEDLAPSLLARVLRAIEGSAIRVEPVVTGFEAMTEALRQGRIDLALTWDLGLGDEVARRVLARVAPHAVVGKGHPLATLRRGATLAEVAEWPLILTDQGLSVGHMRGLFSRAGLGPRIAHRTASLELMRSFAANGLGVGISYSRPASRHSHDGQRVITVPIADAGTEPIVLAHAAPLTGQAAELADLLAPLLAAPEVE; translated from the coding sequence ATGCTCAATGCCACGCTGCGACAGATCGAATATGCCTGCGCGGTTGCGCGGTTCGGCGGCGTCACGGCGGCGGCCGAGGCGTTGAACGTGTCGCAGCCCGCGCTTTCGGTGGCTCTTGGCCAACTTGAAGGGGCTTTGGGCCAACCGCTGTTCCTGCGGCGGCCGGGCGGGCCGATCACCACCACCGCCTTCGGGCGTGGCTGGCTGGCCGAGGCGCAGACCCTGCTGGCAGGGTTCGGGCGGTTGATGGCGGGCGATGTGGCGACGGTACCGTTGCGGCTGGCCTGCTTTGAAGACCTCGCCCCCTCGCTGCTGGCACGGGTGCTGCGCGCGATAGAGGGCAGCGCAATACGGGTCGAGCCGGTGGTGACCGGCTTCGAGGCAATGACCGAGGCGCTGCGGCAAGGGCGGATCGACCTTGCGTTGACCTGGGACCTTGGCCTTGGCGACGAGGTAGCGCGGCGCGTGCTGGCCCGTGTCGCGCCGCATGCCGTGGTGGGCAAGGGGCATCCGCTGGCCACGCTGCGGCGAGGCGCTACGCTGGCCGAGGTGGCAGAATGGCCGCTGATCCTGACCGATCAGGGCCTGTCGGTCGGCCATATGCGGGGGTTGTTCAGCCGTGCGGGGCTTGGCCCGCGCATAGCGCACCGGACGGCGTCGCTTGAACTGATGCGGAGCTTTGCTGCAAACGGGCTGGGGGTGGGCATCAGCTATTCGCGCCCCGCCTCGCGCCACAGCCATGACGGGCAACGGGTGATCACGGTTCCGATTGCCGATGCGGGGACCGAGCCGATCGTTCTGGCCCATGCCGCCCCGCTGACCGGACAGGCGGCAGAGCTTGCCGATCTGTTGGCACCGCTGCTGGCGGCACCCGAAGTCGAATGA